One region of Peribacillus simplex genomic DNA includes:
- a CDS encoding YozE family protein, whose product MRPFYLYLMKFRQPKEIDSITKFANHAYQDHGFPKQSTDYNEVSSYLELNADYLESMSVFDHAWEQYVQIEEGLLLGDQE is encoded by the coding sequence ATGAGACCATTTTATTTATATTTAATGAAATTTCGACAACCAAAGGAAATTGATTCAATCACTAAATTTGCCAATCATGCCTATCAGGATCATGGCTTTCCAAAACAGTCGACTGATTATAATGAAGTGAGCAGTTATTTAGAATTGAATGCAGACTATCTCGAAAGTATGTCAGTATTCGATCATGCATGGGAACAATATGTCCAAATAGAAGAAGGACTCCTATTGGGAGATCAGGAATAG